One Nomascus leucogenys isolate Asia chromosome 22a, Asia_NLE_v1, whole genome shotgun sequence DNA segment encodes these proteins:
- the ISM2 gene encoding isthmin-2, whose amino-acid sequence MRALRDRAGLFLCVLLLAALLAAARGLPVKKPRLRGPRPGSLTRLAEVSASPDLRPLKEEEEAPLLPRTHLQVEPHQHGRWAVTEPAALTPGNATPPRTPEVTPLLLELQKLPGLANTTLSTSNPDIQVTIEVVEDPQAEVEIDLLAEPSNPPPQDTLSWLPALWSFLWGDYKGEEKDRSPGEKGEEKEEDKDYPSEEIEGEDQEDKEEDEEEEALWFNGTTDNWDQGWLAPTDWVLKDSVNDDYEPQEEWSPWSPCSGNCSIGNQQRTRPCGYGCAATETRTCDLPSCPGTENKDTLVLPSEEWQLLARNATDMHDQDVDSCEKWLNCKSDFLIKYLSQMLRDLPSCPCAYPLEAMDSPVSLQDEHQGRSFRWRDASGPRERLDIYQPTARFCLRSMLSGESSTLAAQHCCYDEDSRLLTRGKGAGMPNLISTDFSPKLHFKFDTTPWILCKGDWSRLHAVLPPNNGRACTDNPLEEEYLAQLQEAKEY is encoded by the exons gtctcagcctccccagatcTTAGGCCtctgaaggaagaggaggaggcaccACTGCTCCCCAGAACCCATCTGCAGGTAGAGCCACACCAACATGGACGCTGGGCTGTCACTGAGCCAGCAGCCCTGACCCCAGGCAATGCCACCCCTCCCAGGACCCCAGAGGTTACTCCCTTGCTGCTGGAGCTGCAGAAGCTGCCGGGATTGGCCAACACAACCTTGAGTACCTCTAACCCTGATATCCAG GTGACCATCGAGGTGGTGGAAGACCCCCAGGCCGAGGTGGAGATAGACCTGTTGGCTGAGCCCAGCAATCCCCCGCCCCAGGATACCCTTAGCTGGCTGCCCGCCCTCTGGTCCTTCCTCTGGGGAGACtacaaaggagaggaaaaagacaGGTCTccaggggagaagggggaggaaaaggaggaagacaaGGATTATCCTTCAGAGGAAATCGAGGGTGAGGACCAAGAGGAcaaagaggaagatgaggaagaggaggcgcTCTGGTTCAATGGAACTACAGACAACTGGGACCAGGGCTGGCTGGCCCCCACGGATTGGGTCCTCAAGGATTCTGTCAACGACG ACTATGAGCCTCAGGAGGAGTGGAGTCCCTGGTCTCCCTGCAGTGGGAACTGCAGCATTGGCAACCAGCAGAGGACTCGGCCCTGTGGCTATGGCTGTGCTGCCACTGAGACCCGTACCTGTGACCTGCCCTCCTGTCCTG GCACTGAGAACAAGGACACCTTGGTCCTCCCCAGTGAGGAGTGGCAGCTCCTGGCCCGCAACGCTACAGACATGCATGACCAAG ATGTGGACAGCTGTGAGAAGTGGCTGAACTGCAAGAGCGACTTCCTAATCAAGTACCTGAGCCAGATGCTGCGGGACCTGCCCAGCTGCCCGTGTGCCTACCCGCTGGAGGCCATGGACAGCCCCGTGAGCCTGCAGGACGAGCACCAGGGCCGCAGCTTCCGGTGGAGGGACGCCAGCGGCCCTCGCGAGCGCCTGGACATCTACCAGCCCACAGCGCGCTTCTGCCTGCGTTCCATGCTGTCTGGGGAGAGCAGCACACTGGCCGCCCAGCACTGCTGCTATGACGAGGACAGCCGGCTGCTGACCCGTGGCAAGGGTGCCGGCATGCCCAACCTCATCAGCACCGACTTCTCACCTAAGCTGCACTTCAAGTTCGACACGACGCCCTGGATCCTGTGCAAGGGAGACTGGAGCCGCCTCCACGCTGTGCTCCCCCCCAACAACGGCCGGGCCTGCACCGACAACCCCCTGGAGGAGGAGTACCTGGCACAGTTGCAGGAGGCCAAGGAGTACTAG